A genomic region of Phragmites australis chromosome 2, lpPhrAust1.1, whole genome shotgun sequence contains the following coding sequences:
- the LOC133909537 gene encoding uncharacterized protein LOC133909537, with amino-acid sequence MEVHTAAAAKRMWSYLRAVFLMMRKGVLSNKRKLLVGMHLLMKRRNKAVARTVANLLSHHGHHHGGHGNAVVRRRDYEFSCSNSPNPSSFSSSRRRLAYFPCLGAVAEEESLADAASPEPVARIEYYAAAASPAPSSPGLLLQELAPGEEYCTSPAPGAGGRFSVRVSNYSSEDEGCGSEAVDDEAEEFIRLFYEQLRRQNTIAMLPYLQASAA; translated from the coding sequence atggaggtgcacacggcggcggcggcgaagcggATGTGGAGCTACCTGCGCGCGGTGTTCTTAATGATGCGCAAGGGCGTGCTCTCCAACAAGCGCAAGTTGCTCGTCGGCATGCACCTCCTCATGAAGCGACGCAACAAGGCCGTCGCGCGCACCGTCGCCAACCTCTTGTCtcaccacggccaccaccacGGCGGCCACGGCAACGCGGTAGTTCGCCGCCGCGACTACGAGTTCTCCTGCAGCAACAGCCCCAACCCCAGCTCGTTTTCCTCCTCCAGGCGCCGCCTCGCCTACTTCCCCTGCCTCGGTGCGGTGGCCGAGGAGGAATCTCTTGCCGACGCCGCCTCGCCCGAGCCCGTCGCCAGGATCGAGTACtacgccgccgcggcctccccGGCGCCGTCGTCTCCAGGGCTCCTGCTGCAGGAGCTCGCGCCGGGGGAGGAGTACTGCACGTCGCCCGCGCCGGGCGCCGGCGGCCGCTTCTCGGTGCGCGTCTCGAACTACTCGTCGGAGGACGAAGGGTGCGGCAGCGAGGCCGTGGACGACGAGGCGGAGGAGTTCATCCGTCTCTTCTACGAGCAGCTGCGCCGCCAGAACACGATCGCCATGCTCCCCTACCTGCAGGCATCCGCCGCCTGA